The proteins below come from a single Mycobacterium parmense genomic window:
- a CDS encoding ABC transporter permease → MAAFTSRRTLVLRRFARNRSAVVSLTLLVLLFVGCYTLPSVLPYSYDDLDFDALLQPPNGRHWLGTNALGQDLLAQIVRGMQKSMLIGVCVAVISTGIAATVGSISGYFGGWRDRALMWVVDLLLVVPSFILIAIVTPRTKNSASILLLVLLLAGFGWMVSSRMVRGMTMSLREREFIRAARYMGVSSRRIILGHVVPNVASILIIDAALNVASAILAETGLSFLGFGVQPPDVSLGTLIANGTQSATTFPWVFLFPAGVLVLILVCANLTGDGLRDALDPGSQTLRGGVG, encoded by the coding sequence GTGGCGGCTTTCACCTCGCGTCGCACCCTGGTGTTGCGCAGGTTCGCGCGCAACCGGTCGGCCGTGGTGTCGCTGACCTTGCTGGTGCTGCTGTTCGTCGGCTGTTACACGCTGCCCTCGGTGCTGCCTTACTCCTACGACGACCTCGACTTCGACGCGCTGCTGCAGCCACCGAACGGCCGCCACTGGCTCGGCACCAACGCGCTGGGCCAAGACCTGCTGGCGCAGATCGTGCGGGGAATGCAGAAGTCGATGTTGATCGGCGTCTGTGTCGCGGTGATCTCCACCGGCATCGCCGCCACAGTCGGGTCGATATCGGGGTACTTCGGCGGCTGGCGCGACAGGGCGCTGATGTGGGTGGTCGACCTGCTCCTCGTGGTGCCCAGCTTCATCCTGATCGCGATCGTCACACCGCGAACCAAGAACTCGGCCAGCATCCTGCTGCTGGTGCTGCTGCTGGCCGGCTTCGGCTGGATGGTCAGCTCGCGCATGGTGCGCGGCATGACCATGAGCCTGCGCGAGCGCGAATTCATTCGCGCCGCAAGGTATATGGGTGTGTCCAGTCGCCGGATCATCCTTGGGCACGTGGTGCCCAACGTGGCGTCCATCCTGATCATCGACGCCGCGCTCAACGTCGCGTCGGCCATCCTGGCCGAGACCGGGCTCAGCTTCCTCGGTTTCGGGGTCCAACCGCCCGACGTGTCGCTGGGCACCCTGATCGCCAACGGCACCCAGTCGGCGACCACCTTCCCCTGGGTGTTCCTGTTCCCCGCGGGCGTCCTGGTGTTGATCTTGGTGTGCGCCAACCTGACCGGTGACGGCCTGCGCGACGCGCTGGACCCCGGCAGCCAGACGCTGCGCGGCGGCGTGGGATGA
- a CDS encoding ABC transporter permease — protein sequence MIRFLARRLINYIVLLALASFLTYCLTSFAFSPLDSLLQRSPRPPQAVIDAKAHALGLDMPIPLRYVHWASHALRGDFGTTITGQPVGATLGRRVGVTLRLLVVGSVVGTVLGVVAGAWGAIRQYRLSDRVVTMVALVVLSTPSFVVANLLILGALRVNWGLDMHLFDYTGETSPGVGGGAWPVLLDRLRHLVLPSLTLALIAAAGYSRYQRNAMLDVLGQDFIRTARAKGLTRRRALLKHGLRTALIPLATLFAYGVAGLVTGAVFVEKIFGWHGMGEWLVQGIATQDTNIIAAITLFSGAVVLLAGLLSDVFYAALDPRVRVS from the coding sequence ATGATCCGCTTCCTGGCGCGCAGGTTGATCAACTACATCGTGCTGCTGGCGCTGGCGTCGTTTCTGACCTACTGCCTGACGTCGTTCGCCTTCTCGCCGTTGGACAGCCTGTTGCAACGCAGCCCGCGGCCGCCGCAGGCCGTGATCGACGCCAAAGCCCACGCGCTCGGTCTGGACATGCCGATCCCGCTGCGCTACGTGCACTGGGCCTCGCACGCCCTGCGTGGCGACTTCGGCACCACCATTACCGGCCAGCCCGTCGGCGCCACCCTCGGGCGCCGCGTCGGCGTCACGCTGCGACTGTTGGTGGTCGGTTCGGTGGTGGGCACGGTGCTGGGCGTCGTGGCCGGGGCGTGGGGCGCCATCCGCCAGTACCGGCTGAGCGACCGCGTTGTGACCATGGTGGCGCTGGTCGTGCTCAGCACGCCGTCGTTCGTCGTCGCCAACCTGCTCATCCTCGGTGCGTTGCGCGTGAATTGGGGCCTGGACATGCACCTCTTCGACTACACCGGGGAGACGTCACCGGGCGTGGGCGGCGGTGCCTGGCCGGTGCTGCTCGACCGCCTGCGGCACCTGGTGCTGCCTTCGCTGACCTTGGCGCTGATCGCCGCCGCGGGATACAGCCGCTACCAGCGCAACGCGATGCTCGACGTCCTCGGACAGGACTTCATCCGCACGGCCCGCGCCAAGGGGCTGACCCGCCGCCGCGCGCTGCTCAAGCACGGACTGCGCACCGCACTCATCCCACTGGCGACGCTGTTCGCTTACGGGGTGGCCGGACTGGTCACCGGCGCGGTATTCGTGGAGAAGATCTTCGGCTGGCACGGCATGGGCGAATGGCTGGTGCAGGGCATCGCGACCCAGGACACCAACATCATCGCGGCGATCACGCTGTTCTCCGGCGCCGTGGTGTTGCTGGCAGGTCTGCTCTCCGACGTCTTCTACGCGGCGCTCGACCCCAGGGTCAGGGTGTCATGA
- a CDS encoding beta-class carbonic anhydrase, with product MTVTDDYLANNDTYASTFTGPLPLPPSKHVAVVACMDARLDVYRILGIHEGEAHVIRNAGGVVTDDTIRSLAISQRLLGTQEIILIHHTDCGMLTFTDDDFKRAIQEETGLKPPWAAEAFGDLAEDVRQSMRRIEGSPFVTKHASLRGFVFDVATGKLSEVTL from the coding sequence ATGACGGTTACCGACGACTACCTGGCCAACAACGACACCTACGCGAGCACCTTCACGGGCCCGCTCCCGCTGCCGCCGAGCAAACACGTCGCGGTGGTGGCGTGCATGGACGCGCGGCTCGACGTCTACCGCATCCTGGGAATCCACGAGGGAGAAGCCCACGTCATCCGCAACGCCGGGGGAGTCGTCACCGACGACACCATCCGTTCGCTGGCCATCAGCCAGCGGCTGCTGGGGACACAGGAGATCATCCTCATCCATCACACCGACTGCGGGATGCTCACCTTCACCGACGACGACTTCAAGCGCGCCATCCAGGAGGAGACCGGTCTCAAGCCGCCGTGGGCGGCCGAGGCCTTCGGGGACCTTGCCGAAGACGTCCGGCAGTCGATGCGCCGCATCGAGGGCAGCCCGTTCGTGACCAAGCACGCGTCCCTGCGCGGGTTCGTCTTCGACGTCGCGACCGGCAAGTTGTCGGAGGTCACGCTTTAG
- a CDS encoding Rrf2 family transcriptional regulator — MRMSAKAEYAVRAMVQLATAGSGTLVKTDDLAQAQGIPPQFLVDILTNLRTDRLVRSHRGREGGYELARPGSEISIADVLRCIDGPLASVRDIGLGDLPYSGPTASLTDVWRALRASMRSVLEETTLADVAAGALPEHVARLADDYRKQESTRHGSRRGDD, encoded by the coding sequence GTGCGCATGTCAGCTAAGGCGGAGTACGCGGTCCGGGCGATGGTTCAGCTCGCCACGGCCGGCAGTGGCACGCTGGTGAAAACCGATGACTTGGCGCAGGCCCAGGGCATACCGCCGCAATTTCTCGTCGACATCCTGACCAACCTGCGCACCGATCGACTGGTGCGCAGCCATCGCGGGCGCGAGGGCGGCTACGAACTGGCCCGTCCGGGCAGCGAGATCAGCATCGCCGACGTGCTGCGATGCATCGACGGACCGTTGGCCAGTGTCCGCGACATCGGGCTGGGCGATCTGCCGTACTCCGGGCCCACCGCGTCGCTCACCGACGTGTGGCGGGCGCTGCGGGCCAGCATGCGGTCGGTGCTGGAGGAGACCACCCTCGCCGACGTCGCCGCCGGTGCCCTGCCCGAGCACGTCGCGCGACTCGCCGACGACTACCGCAAGCAGGAGAGCACGCGGCACGGCTCGCGGCGTGGCGACGACTGA
- a CDS encoding VOC family protein translates to MTVSFNHTIVASRDKHESAEFLAELFGLPSPKPFGHFMVVELAHGASLDYSDVAEGSDIARQHYAFLVSEQEFDTIYGKISSRGLQHWADPGATRPAEINHNDGGRGVYFLDPSGHAMEILTRPYGSGG, encoded by the coding sequence ATGACCGTCAGCTTCAACCACACCATCGTCGCCTCGCGCGACAAACACGAATCCGCGGAATTCCTCGCCGAGCTGTTCGGCTTGCCGAGCCCAAAGCCGTTCGGCCACTTCATGGTCGTCGAGCTCGCCCACGGTGCGAGCCTTGACTACTCGGACGTCGCCGAGGGCAGTGACATTGCCCGGCAGCATTACGCTTTCCTGGTCTCCGAGCAGGAGTTCGACACCATCTACGGCAAGATCTCCTCGCGCGGCCTGCAGCACTGGGCCGACCCGGGCGCCACGCGTCCCGCCGAGATCAACCACAACGACGGCGGCCGCGGGGTGTATTTTCTGGATCCCTCCGGGCACGCGATGGAGATCCTCACCCGGCCCTACGGATCGGGCGGGTAA
- a CDS encoding VOC family protein, giving the protein MGFTSMSIAHVRLTVTDIERSRRFYESVFGWPVLLEVPDNADEATRDQLKFLFGGVIYDLGGTLLGLRPVAADRFDENRVGLDHIAFRLGSRDELDSAAAHLDEVGVAREPVKDIGPSYILEFRDPDNIALEFTAPK; this is encoded by the coding sequence ATGGGCTTTACCAGCATGTCGATCGCGCACGTCCGGCTGACCGTCACCGATATCGAGCGGTCCCGGCGCTTCTACGAGAGCGTCTTCGGTTGGCCGGTGTTGCTCGAAGTTCCCGATAACGCCGACGAGGCGACTCGCGACCAGCTGAAGTTCCTGTTCGGCGGCGTCATCTATGACCTGGGCGGCACGCTTCTCGGGCTGCGGCCGGTGGCGGCGGACCGTTTCGACGAGAATCGTGTGGGCCTCGACCACATCGCGTTCCGGCTCGGCAGCAGGGACGAGCTAGATTCCGCCGCAGCGCATCTCGACGAGGTCGGCGTGGCCCGCGAGCCCGTCAAGGACATCGGGCCGTCATACATCCTCGAGTTTCGCGACCCCGACAACATCGCCCTGGAATTCACGGCGCCGAAGTAG
- a CDS encoding LLM class flavin-dependent oxidoreductase yields MTMPVMEPDLDATVLEDWARAIDEAPFSSLCWGERIAFDNPDNLTLLGALAAWTRRVRLVTTVIVPQLHDPVMLAKGLASGDMLSGGRLTVGVGVGGRQEDYHAVGADLRTQTMRGMAERVAVMKRVWAGEKITDSTLPVGPAPVQPGGPPLLVGSIGPKTVRSASAWADGLAGTTLDLDVAKQNELFDVAREAWAQAGKPRPHLVTSFWFAFGPPERSRAQVHRHLRRYMNWIPAEYVDAMAPTTGWAGDEDDLLAVLRRFEAIGTDEVQLIPTSSDIDQLRRAADVAARL; encoded by the coding sequence ATGACGATGCCGGTGATGGAACCGGACCTGGACGCGACCGTGCTGGAAGACTGGGCCCGCGCGATCGACGAGGCCCCCTTTTCCTCTCTGTGCTGGGGCGAGCGCATCGCCTTCGACAACCCCGACAACCTGACGTTGCTCGGTGCGCTTGCCGCGTGGACCCGTCGGGTGCGGCTGGTGACCACCGTGATCGTCCCGCAACTGCACGACCCGGTGATGCTGGCAAAGGGCCTGGCCAGCGGCGACATGCTCAGTGGCGGGCGTCTGACCGTCGGAGTCGGCGTTGGCGGCAGGCAGGAGGACTATCACGCGGTGGGTGCCGACCTGCGGACACAGACGATGCGTGGCATGGCCGAACGGGTGGCGGTGATGAAGCGGGTCTGGGCCGGCGAGAAGATCACCGATTCGACGCTGCCGGTCGGGCCGGCGCCGGTGCAGCCCGGCGGTCCGCCGCTGCTGGTGGGCAGCATCGGGCCGAAAACGGTCCGCAGCGCTTCTGCCTGGGCCGACGGGCTGGCCGGCACAACGTTGGACCTCGACGTGGCCAAGCAGAACGAGCTGTTCGACGTGGCACGAGAGGCCTGGGCGCAGGCCGGCAAGCCCCGGCCGCACCTGGTGACGTCGTTCTGGTTCGCGTTCGGGCCACCCGAGCGCTCCCGCGCGCAGGTGCACCGGCACCTGCGTCGCTACATGAACTGGATCCCGGCCGAGTACGTCGACGCCATGGCCCCGACGACGGGTTGGGCCGGCGACGAAGACGACTTGCTGGCGGTGCTGCGGCGGTTCGAAGCGATCGGCACGGACGAGGTGCAGCTGATCCCGACGAGTTCGGACATCGACCAGCTCCGGCGCGCCGCCGACGTGGCTGCCCGGCTTTGA
- a CDS encoding NAD-binding protein, with protein sequence MQRHIIVSGDDSLAKTIVEELNNAGVHVVKLETAAGLTNAGIADAHAVICAGDDDATNLEIALLARKANPEVRVVGRLANDVLRTAMAADRRPGAILDVADLTAPSVVEACLAHTAHPFEAAGIKFVVSGAEAPRDATLREIYGDLAPVAVIHGENSDTPGVVVSCPGRDLPVRAGDWTAMIGTVDELAERGINVPRPNVTRSRGPWLRRVIDTARALRDDVNPMFIRALGAAACLLIGSTVILRFSYQPHPRMTWLDALYFSTETIATVGYGDFSFLHQPTWLRLFSIMLMFAGVTTTALLVAFIADLLLSRRFAHSAGRRRARHLRNHVIVVGLGSFGSRVVADLTAAGYDVAVVERDENNRFLSSAADLDVPVIFGDATLRQTLVAAGVGRARAVAVLTQDDMVNIETGIVLREMLGPRVMPDVVRPDVPLVLRVYDRELGAAVAQRFGFENVRSTVELAAPWFIGAAMGLQVLGTFSVGQRSFMVGGMHVAPGSELDGLKMFELSTQTRVIAITRHDAPVELHPRRDAWLRGGDTVYLVGPYRELLATLRKGQPPQQPAAGEELATA encoded by the coding sequence ATGCAGCGCCACATCATCGTCAGCGGCGACGACTCGCTGGCGAAGACCATCGTCGAGGAACTGAACAACGCCGGCGTGCACGTCGTCAAGCTGGAAACCGCCGCCGGACTGACCAACGCCGGCATCGCCGACGCCCACGCGGTGATCTGCGCCGGCGACGACGACGCGACGAACCTCGAAATCGCCTTGCTCGCAAGGAAAGCCAACCCCGAAGTCCGGGTGGTCGGGCGGCTGGCCAATGACGTGCTGCGCACCGCGATGGCGGCCGACCGGCGACCGGGCGCGATCCTCGACGTCGCCGACCTCACGGCCCCGTCGGTCGTCGAGGCATGCCTGGCGCACACCGCGCACCCGTTCGAGGCCGCGGGCATCAAGTTCGTCGTCTCCGGCGCGGAGGCGCCGCGGGACGCGACGCTGCGCGAGATCTATGGCGATCTGGCGCCCGTGGCCGTGATCCACGGCGAGAACTCGGACACCCCCGGCGTGGTGGTGTCGTGCCCCGGGCGCGACCTGCCCGTCCGCGCCGGCGACTGGACCGCGATGATCGGCACCGTCGACGAGCTGGCCGAGCGCGGCATCAACGTGCCGCGGCCGAACGTCACACGCTCCCGCGGACCCTGGCTGCGGCGCGTCATCGACACCGCCAGGGCCCTGCGCGACGACGTCAACCCGATGTTCATTCGAGCTCTGGGCGCCGCGGCGTGCCTGCTGATCGGGTCGACGGTCATCCTGCGTTTCAGCTATCAGCCGCATCCGAGGATGACGTGGCTGGACGCACTGTATTTCAGCACCGAGACGATCGCGACCGTGGGCTACGGCGACTTCAGCTTCCTGCACCAGCCCACGTGGCTGCGGCTGTTCAGCATCATGCTGATGTTCGCCGGTGTCACCACCACCGCGCTCCTGGTCGCGTTCATCGCCGACCTGCTGTTGTCGCGGCGCTTCGCCCACTCGGCCGGACGGCGCCGCGCGCGCCATCTGCGCAACCACGTCATCGTCGTCGGGCTGGGTTCCTTCGGCAGCCGGGTGGTCGCCGACCTGACCGCGGCGGGATACGACGTCGCGGTCGTCGAGCGCGACGAGAACAACCGCTTCCTGTCGTCGGCGGCCGACCTCGACGTGCCGGTGATCTTCGGGGACGCGACGCTGCGCCAGACGCTCGTGGCGGCGGGTGTCGGCAGAGCCCGCGCGGTGGCGGTGCTCACCCAGGACGACATGGTCAACATCGAGACGGGCATCGTGCTGCGCGAGATGTTGGGCCCCCGGGTGATGCCCGACGTCGTGCGGCCGGACGTGCCCCTCGTGCTGCGCGTCTACGACCGCGAGCTGGGGGCCGCGGTGGCGCAGCGGTTCGGTTTCGAGAATGTCCGGTCCACCGTCGAACTGGCCGCACCGTGGTTCATCGGCGCCGCGATGGGCCTGCAGGTGCTGGGCACCTTCTCGGTCGGGCAGCGCTCGTTCATGGTCGGCGGCATGCACGTGGCGCCCGGCAGCGAACTCGACGGGCTCAAGATGTTCGAGCTCTCGACCCAGACCCGCGTCATCGCGATCACCCGCCATGACGCGCCCGTCGAGCTGCACCCGCGCCGCGACGCCTGGCTCCGCGGCGGCGACACCGTCTACCTCGTCGGCCCCTATCGCGAGTTGCTGGCGACCCTGCGCAAGGGACAACCTCCGCAGCAGCCGGCAGCGGGCGAAGAGCTCGCGACGGCCTGA
- a CDS encoding NUDIX domain-containing protein, protein MPFIERVASREIYRNSWMVLREDDIRRPDGSLGIYSVVDKPTYALVLPYDGRRFRLVEQFRYPLGVRRWEFPQGTAPGLADHDPTELAARELREETGLRAESLELLGRLDVAAGMTSQRGWVFLATGIIEGESELEHEEQDLRSSWFSREEVEEMMRSGVMTDAQSIAAYGMFLLRRP, encoded by the coding sequence GTGCCTTTCATCGAACGCGTCGCCTCGCGCGAGATCTATCGGAACAGCTGGATGGTCCTGCGCGAAGACGACATCCGGCGTCCCGACGGGAGCCTGGGGATCTACAGCGTCGTCGACAAGCCGACGTACGCGCTGGTCCTGCCCTACGACGGGCGCCGCTTCCGGTTGGTCGAGCAGTTCCGCTATCCGCTGGGCGTTCGGCGCTGGGAGTTCCCGCAGGGCACCGCTCCGGGTTTGGCGGACCACGATCCCACCGAGCTGGCCGCGCGCGAGTTGCGCGAGGAGACGGGTCTGCGCGCGGAATCGCTGGAATTGCTCGGCCGGCTCGACGTCGCGGCGGGAATGACCAGCCAGCGCGGGTGGGTGTTTTTGGCCACCGGGATCATCGAGGGCGAATCGGAGCTCGAGCACGAGGAGCAGGACCTGCGCAGCTCCTGGTTCTCGCGCGAGGAGGTCGAGGAGATGATGCGATCGGGAGTGATGACCGACGCGCAGTCCATCGCCGCCTATGGCATGTTTCTCTTGCGGCGGCCGTGA
- a CDS encoding DUF6131 family protein, which yields MIILGIALLIAGFLLKISILWTIGIILVVIGAILAVLGSTGRAVGGRRHYF from the coding sequence ATGATCATCCTCGGCATCGCTTTGCTGATTGCGGGCTTCCTGCTCAAGATATCCATCCTGTGGACCATCGGGATCATCCTCGTCGTCATCGGCGCGATCCTGGCGGTCCTGGGCAGCACCGGGCGCGCCGTCGGCGGCCGCCGGCACTATTTCTGA
- a CDS encoding LuxR C-terminal-related transcriptional regulator — MVPPTSRAPITIALVDDYDIVVKGVANMLDPYRDRVVIAELDSTMPVDDEVDIVLYDSFAQPESDHEEISVLVANPRAHRVVVYTWNFHPDLIESARHHGADGYLSKALPARELVAALEAVHSGEEVVSEVAARARSAPGLDWPGRGEGLSDREAEILALITQGKSNADVARLTYLSPNTVKSYIRTIYRKLGVGSRTQAVLWGVNHGFTPDHHRIEHWRGGP, encoded by the coding sequence ATGGTGCCTCCGACGTCCCGCGCGCCGATCACGATCGCACTCGTCGACGACTACGACATCGTCGTCAAGGGCGTGGCCAACATGCTCGACCCGTACCGCGACCGCGTCGTGATCGCAGAGCTCGACTCCACGATGCCTGTCGACGACGAAGTGGACATCGTCTTATACGACTCGTTCGCCCAGCCCGAGTCCGACCACGAAGAGATCAGCGTGCTGGTCGCCAATCCCCGCGCTCATCGAGTCGTGGTGTACACCTGGAACTTTCACCCCGACTTGATCGAAAGCGCGCGGCACCACGGCGCCGACGGCTACTTGTCCAAGGCCCTTCCCGCGCGCGAGTTGGTCGCCGCGTTGGAGGCCGTCCATTCCGGCGAGGAGGTGGTCAGCGAGGTGGCCGCACGGGCCCGCAGCGCGCCGGGACTGGACTGGCCGGGCCGCGGCGAAGGGCTCAGTGACCGTGAGGCGGAGATCCTCGCCCTGATCACCCAGGGCAAAAGCAACGCCGACGTGGCACGGCTGACGTACCTGAGCCCGAACACCGTGAAGTCCTATATCCGCACGATCTACCGCAAGCTTGGCGTCGGCAGCCGCACCCAGGCGGTGCTGTGGGGGGTGAATCACGGTTTCACCCCGGACCATCACCGCATCGAGCACTGGCGTGGCGGCCCCTGA
- a CDS encoding glycoside hydrolase, whose product MSTRVLANGASRWLAIAVSLAVSAAMVYAQQTKPRCCSPAPPAAAPTSAAAAPTTAVASAPAAPAPMGAPHTASPAEAESLAALAPTASITAQQFQFPLPPGVASEDRLQVKTIWAARAISVLFPQITTIYGYRQDPLPWHPNGLAIDVMIPDHASPEGIELGNQIAGYALANAKRWDINHVIWRQKIYPGVGAGSWTADYGNETLNHYDHVHIATNGGGYPTGHEVYYIASMTPAPSG is encoded by the coding sequence GTGAGCACCAGGGTTTTGGCCAACGGAGCGAGTCGGTGGCTGGCCATCGCGGTGTCGCTGGCCGTCTCCGCCGCCATGGTCTACGCCCAGCAGACCAAGCCCCGCTGCTGTTCTCCCGCGCCCCCGGCGGCGGCCCCCACGAGCGCGGCCGCGGCACCGACGACAGCGGTGGCCTCGGCGCCGGCGGCGCCGGCGCCTATGGGTGCGCCGCACACCGCCAGTCCCGCCGAGGCCGAATCGCTGGCCGCGCTGGCGCCGACCGCGTCCATCACCGCCCAGCAATTCCAGTTCCCGCTGCCCCCCGGCGTCGCGTCCGAAGACCGGTTGCAGGTCAAGACCATCTGGGCGGCCCGCGCAATCAGCGTGCTGTTCCCTCAGATCACCACCATCTACGGCTACCGCCAGGACCCGCTGCCATGGCATCCCAACGGGCTGGCGATCGACGTGATGATCCCCGACCACGCCAGCCCCGAGGGCATTGAGCTCGGCAACCAGATCGCCGGGTACGCCTTGGCGAACGCGAAGCGGTGGGATATCAACCACGTCATCTGGCGGCAGAAGATCTACCCGGGCGTCGGGGCGGGCAGCTGGACCGCCGACTACGGCAACGAAACCCTCAACCACTACGACCACGTGCACATCGCCACCAACGGCGGCGGATACCCTACCGGGCACGAGGTCTACTACATAGCGTCCATGACGCCCGCGCCGTCCGGCTGA